CCTGTCTCTCCAATTGTGTTGATTGACGTGCGCCGCCCCCCGTGAGCAAATGTGACACAAAATTGGAAACTCGTTCCTACCCCCACGTCGCTTTCAACGGACATAGTGCCGCCCATGAGCTTGACTAAGTTTTTGCAAATCGTCAGACCTAGGCCTGCGCCTTGATAATTTCGGGTATAGCCTTGAGCAATTTGGCTGAATGGGTGGAACAATTTGACAAGAGAGTCTTCAGGAATGCCGCAACCCGTATCAGAGACACAGAAAAAAATTCTTGCCTGATCGTCAGTGCGACTTGACAGCAAACAGACTTCAAGGCGAATTCGACCATGAGTAGTAAATTTCAAGGCGTTTCCGATTAAATTTGCCAGCACCTGCTGCAGGCGAAAGGAGTCACCCAGCAACTGCGTCGGAATATCTGAATCTATGTGAAACTCTAAGCCTATTCCTGCTTGCATTGCAAGAGGGATATATAAATCAACAGTATCTTTTACAATATTCTTTAGTTCAAAAGGATCTTTTTGGATCACCATCATTCCTGCTTCAATTCGTGATACATCTATAATATCAGATAACAGCCGCGTCAGTCGGGTCGTTGCTTGAAGAGCAAGACTACAGAACTCACGATGTTCTTGATCATGCACCGCATTTTCCAGTAGTTGAAGCATGCCCATAATTCCATTCAGTGGAGTACGGATTTCGTGGCTCATATTTGCTAAAAATTCAGACTTAACGTTATCGGCCTTAACAGCTGCTTCTTTTGCACTTTGTAATTCCGAGATATCAACACCGTACTCTATTAAACCATAAACCTCACCGTACTCGTCTGTAATTGGTTCTAAAAAAATCTTCCAAGATTTTTTTGTTATTTTTTCTCGCAAATCATCAGCACTTGTGAATTCAGTAAACCCCTTTTTCGTACCAACAACGCTCTTTAACTTACACCAAGTACACGGTGAATTGAATTTATAAAAAACTTCATAACACTTCATCCCTTTGACAATATTTAAATTTTTAAATTTATTAGTTAATATAATATTATAATTTATATCTATAACACTTAATGCTCCAGGTAATGCCCTAATAATTCCATTTAATATATAATTTTCTTTGCTTTTTTTCTCTTCTTGTTTTTTTTGTATAGTCAAATCACGCGAGACATGAAGAACGCCAATAACATTTCCCAAAGAATCTCGTTGCGGTATATACTTTATACTCATATAACAACTTCCCATCTCTGAAGAAAAATCGATCCAATCTTCAAAAGTAACAACCTCTCCAGTTTTGCAACGATCGAGATTTGGCTTTATGATTTTTGAAAATTTTTCTGAATCGACAAAAATTATAGGAGTTTTTCCAATAATCTTATCTTTTGGCACCTTTGTATACAAAGAATAAGACTTATTTACATAGACGTATTTATAATCATTGCTTAAAAATGATACTAAATCACAAGATTCATCAAATGCATTTACTACATTTAAAATTTGAGAAATAGCATTTTTCTCAACACATTGTGTATTATGTGACATAAAAATCTCTCAATAATCAAGAAACTAACATTTTCATGGTGAAAGAAAAAAAATATACTTTAGTCAGTTCTGAAAAACTCTAAAAACGGTCCATCAGGCACAAGCCCGTATCGGCTGAGCACTGGGTCAAAATACGTGTCCCAGCAATTTGAGGCTCAAAAGAGCGGACGAAAGCTGTCTTCAAAAACCTGCCACTGGATAGCCGTGGCCAACCCCAGCAGGTGGTGTCGAGGATCAAACTGATCGATCAAATCTGGGCAGAGGAAGCTGCGCTGACGGTCCGATTTTTTGGGCTGCATCGTTGGTAACCTCGGAGTAATTTCGACCAGAAAAATGCATTTTTTACTGCATTAGTGGTTATACGAAATACATT
This DNA window, taken from Desulfomicrobium sp. ZS1, encodes the following:
- a CDS encoding ATP-binding protein — encoded protein: MSHNTQCVEKNAISQILNVVNAFDESCDLVSFLSNDYKYVYVNKSYSLYTKVPKDKIIGKTPIIFVDSEKFSKIIKPNLDRCKTGEVVTFEDWIDFSSEMGSCYMSIKYIPQRDSLGNVIGVLHVSRDLTIQKKQEEKKSKENYILNGIIRALPGALSVIDINYNIILTNKFKNLNIVKGMKCYEVFYKFNSPCTWCKLKSVVGTKKGFTEFTSADDLREKITKKSWKIFLEPITDEYGEVYGLIEYGVDISELQSAKEAAVKADNVKSEFLANMSHEIRTPLNGIMGMLQLLENAVHDQEHREFCSLALQATTRLTRLLSDIIDVSRIEAGMMVIQKDPFELKNIVKDTVDLYIPLAMQAGIGLEFHIDSDIPTQLLGDSFRLQQVLANLIGNALKFTTHGRIRLEVCLLSSRTDDQARIFFCVSDTGCGIPEDSLVKLFHPFSQIAQGYTRNYQGAGLGLTICKNLVKLMGGTMSVESDVGVGTSFQFCVTFAHGGRRTSINTIGETGFINNISMRILLAEDDEVTQFVIRKLLERLGHTVVSVCNGKEVLDIIDASDFDCILMDIQMPIMDGVEATSRIRNLKKDEKALIPIIALTSYAMVGDREKFLSAGMDAYISKPVQFADLEVALANVCGNTINYKKTGMSSSEAFQNKE